The bacterium genome includes a region encoding these proteins:
- a CDS encoding response regulator, translated as MSQSRHKILIVDDERMLRLGLARCLENAGFETLTSEDGEQALALVRSEKPDLVLLDVMMRGMNGLQVCRALRGDPDTSRVRIVFLSARGQERERAEGLEAGADYYMTKPFDYRDLIRVVKQLLENG; from the coding sequence ATGAGCCAAAGCCGGCATAAGATTCTGATCGTGGACGATGAGCGCATGCTCAGGCTGGGCCTGGCCCGCTGCCTGGAGAACGCCGGTTTCGAGACCTTGACCAGCGAGGACGGCGAGCAGGCGCTGGCCCTGGTGCGCAGCGAGAAACCCGACCTGGTGCTGCTGGACGTGATGATGCGCGGGATGAACGGGCTGCAGGTCTGCCGCGCCCTGCGCGGCGACCCGGACACCAGCCGGGTGCGGATCGTGTTCCTCTCGGCCCGCGGCCAGGAGCGCGAGAGGGCCGAGGGCCTGGAGGCCGGCGCCGACTACTACATGACCAAACCTTTCGACTACCGCGACCTGATCCGCGTGGTCAAACAGTTGCTGGAGAACGGATGA
- a CDS encoding cell wall metabolism sensor histidine kinase WalK — protein MLQTLVRSIRSRLKAKSILAVVLLIIAISTTLTTFFLSRQRSSMMDELAKRALSLSGNLAFNSQYAVLSRDTVTIKTLISGVLKESEIERVLITDLKGQVLVLADSGGITVTPNARSSRLDMPSDPRWKLGGELDTLTSRRWYSTPRPDLWRAATLIEIERKTPENDEMLLFAPPTAGASSAGSAVLRQKLGFAVLDVSLASLHDALEAGTRKAVLISLLMVAGGSLITVLMVGHVAGPVFELAGATQAVARGDLDRKVSVEREDEIGVLAESFNNMIDQLKASREKIEAWNRELEASVQERTRELEAKHAELGRAYEALKTLDKAKDDFLSLVSHELRTPLSSILLYSEMLLDGLADSEESRTEFLGTIVDNCKRLTRLINDVLDLSKIEAGRMRFKLDKLEFRAVVADTLNGLKPSIEAKRIAFEYREIQAPDLRLWGDYDKVIQVLTNIVSNAVRFTPENGRISVELSRRDGMGLVTVSDTGKGIRGDDISKVFDRFGQLESIDHHSEGSGLGMTISKSIIERLGGEIWIESELGRGTTVLFTLLDADMRTALEGENEESDEPKPA, from the coding sequence ATGCTGCAAACCCTCGTCCGGTCAATACGCTCGCGCCTGAAAGCCAAATCCATCCTGGCGGTGGTGCTGCTGATCATAGCCATCTCCACCACCCTGACCACCTTTTTCCTCTCCCGTCAGCGCAGCTCGATGATGGACGAGCTGGCCAAGCGCGCCCTCTCACTCTCCGGCAACCTGGCGTTCAACAGCCAGTATGCCGTGCTCTCGCGCGACACCGTGACCATCAAGACCCTCATCTCCGGCGTGCTCAAGGAGAGCGAGATCGAGCGGGTGCTGATCACCGACCTGAAAGGCCAGGTCCTGGTGCTGGCCGACTCCGGCGGGATAACGGTCACGCCCAACGCCCGCTCCTCCCGGCTGGACATGCCCTCCGACCCGCGCTGGAAGCTCGGAGGCGAGCTGGACACCCTGACCAGCCGCCGCTGGTACTCCACCCCGCGGCCCGACCTCTGGCGCGCCGCCACCCTGATCGAAATCGAGCGCAAGACGCCCGAGAACGACGAGATGCTGCTGTTCGCGCCGCCCACTGCCGGGGCCTCGAGCGCGGGCTCGGCCGTGCTGAGGCAGAAACTGGGCTTCGCCGTGCTGGATGTCTCGCTGGCCAGCCTGCACGACGCCCTGGAGGCCGGAACGCGCAAGGCCGTGCTCATCTCGCTGCTGATGGTCGCCGGCGGGTCGCTGATCACCGTGCTGATGGTGGGCCATGTGGCCGGACCGGTGTTCGAGCTGGCCGGCGCCACCCAGGCCGTGGCCCGCGGAGACCTCGACCGCAAGGTGAGCGTGGAGCGCGAGGACGAGATCGGCGTGCTGGCCGAATCGTTCAACAACATGATCGATCAGCTCAAGGCCTCGCGCGAGAAAATCGAGGCCTGGAACCGCGAGCTCGAGGCCAGCGTCCAGGAGCGCACCCGCGAGCTGGAGGCCAAGCACGCCGAGCTGGGGCGCGCCTACGAGGCCCTTAAGACCCTGGACAAGGCCAAGGACGATTTCCTCTCCCTGGTCTCCCACGAGCTGCGCACACCGCTCAGCTCGATCCTGCTTTACTCCGAGATGCTGCTCGACGGCCTGGCCGACTCCGAGGAAAGCCGCACCGAGTTCCTCGGCACGATTGTCGACAACTGCAAGCGCCTGACCCGCCTGATCAACGACGTGCTCGACCTGAGCAAGATCGAGGCTGGACGGATGCGTTTCAAGCTGGACAAGCTGGAGTTCCGCGCCGTGGTGGCCGACACGCTCAACGGCCTGAAACCCTCGATCGAGGCCAAGCGCATAGCCTTCGAGTACCGGGAGATCCAAGCTCCCGACCTGCGGCTCTGGGGCGATTACGACAAGGTGATCCAGGTCCTGACCAACATCGTCTCGAACGCCGTGCGTTTCACCCCCGAGAACGGGCGGATCAGCGTGGAGCTGAGCCGGCGTGACGGGATGGGCCTGGTGACAGTCTCGGACACGGGCAAGGGCATCCGCGGCGATGACATCTCTAAAGTCTTCGACCGCTTCGGCCAGTTGGAGAGCATCGACCACCACTCCGAGGGCAGCGGCCTGGGGATGACCATCTCCAAGTCCATCATCGAGCGCCTGGGCGGCGAGATCTGGATCGAGAGCGAACTCGGCCGTGGGACCACAGTCCTGTTCACCCTGCTGGATGCCGACATGCGCACCGCCCTGGAGGGAGAGAACGAGGAAAGCGATGAGCCAAAGCCGGCATAA